DNA sequence from the Liolophura sinensis isolate JHLJ2023 chromosome 1, CUHK_Ljap_v2, whole genome shotgun sequence genome:
TAGCTTTCTGTCTGTCAATCTGTCTGTAGAGACAATGGGCAAACACCCAGCAGCAGGAGTTTGATGTAATTTTATTAATGTGAAGTGCTCCTTTCCAAGCTTGTATTATCATGACATCACACTGAGgtcatttcaatttatttattttcggtTTCCATGCTGACTAACTCTATAAAGATACATTGGACAGTGTGAGTTCAACTGAAGCCATACCCACATGATGTAGGATTATTGCAGTTCAAATTTGGTATAAGTTTCATGCCTACATATCATCAGTTCAGGGTAAACTATAGATGTTTTCCCACTTTATAATATCCATTTCTTTGCAGGCTGTGTTGTTCTCAAGTCCCCTGGTTTTCTACCACCTTTTTAGTTAACTGTAAAGGCCTAGACCTACCGATAGGCCTATTATCAGTATAAACTAAATAATTGATTTCAAATATTCTGTGCCTGTTAGAGTGCATGGGGCTCCTGATGGGATTAAGTCTGCCACACTCACTTCTTCTTATACATCGAGAGAAGAAAATGGTTATTGATTATTGATAACTGAATAGatctatattttgttttggtaaTTTTAGCGGTATAATTTGATTTTCCATAATGAAAGTTATGATTGTAAGACCTCCGAGCTCAGCCAAGTTTCCGCCCGCCATAATTTTGGTCGCggtggtataggtgaaatattcatgaatgtgtcataaaacaccaatgaaataaataaataaattattgcaaCAGCTTTgttattttcactgaaaaattggCGGCCCCtgttatttgaatgttttataaTCATAAAGGCAAAAACTACATTTCTGTAGCACATATTAAAGGTGCAAGACTATGACTTTTGTGTTTGGGCAACTGGCGTTTGAcgacaaatttaataaaaacaaaaaggaaaaaaacatcatAGGCCGCTAGTGAAAATGTTAGCCAGATATGAGGCGTTAATACATTTATTGAGGCGCGTCCATTCAACCAAGATTAAGGGGGACATAACTCGCCTGAAGGGGGCGCTTCTCCACTGTAAACTTTCATTTTTCGTCATAACAAAGGTGAATAGCCTATTACGTCTTAATGACAGATGCTACGGATTTGAAAGGTGAGATGCGCCTGACAATGTGTAAAAGTGAATTTAAGACGGCAAGGAAGTAACAAAGTCAAGTGTACCTAAATACCAACTCTCTTTTAACCCTAAATTACCGTTCAAACACTGGTCGCCCGTGTCGCATtgtagaacaacaacaacaggataATCTTGACTTCGTGagtgaaaataaaagaaaaattgctTTGGCAATATGTTTTCATCGTGTTTCCACGTTTTTAAAGTAGTCCAATATTGTCAAAAGTAACAAAAAGCTGAAAAATCAAGTGGCAAGACTGAGCCAGCTGAATGCAATATTTCACCATCTTTACTGTTGTAAAATGTAGGACCCTACATCTACATACTGACTTCTGTCAGATAATCTGGTTGCCTCAACTTACATGTGACCCGTTGTGACAATGGTATCAAATATATAGGATACAGCGAGAGAGTGTTCTCAAACTCCTGAGTCACATTTATAAGgaaatacttcatttatgtatttgctgGGAAATCCTTGTGTGTTTCAGAGCAAGAAATAAAGAATTATGGGATAGGACCACAGTTCAGTACACCAGACCATGTAAATTGTATACTTTGTAGATTAAAAGATGTAGCATTAAAATAGGGATTTATAGACCCCTATCTATAGTGGGGAGGCCCGGGATTCACCCAGATCGAGTCgtaaatggtacttgttgctgccacACTAGCGCTCAGCACGGAGAGATTAGAacaaggaagcaggactggttggctttTTGTCCGTATAATATGGGATGTCATATGTtcggtgtcttctgcatgatacttctgtggaAGCAGCAATTCACTGGCATGGACTTgctctgtcacaagaagacatagtatatgtaaacacacctaatcACTCCTCTTcatcaagcattcattcatttatagaCCCCCGTCACTTACTAAATTTGCAGCGAGATACTGACAGGTCACTCAttgaatatatattattttcaattGATTTTATATGGATAAATTAAACTATCAATTTCACCTGCAGAAGGCCAGAAAGATGTAGCCGTGAGTGAGTACTTGTACATTGAAGGGAGTGTGTCATCATGTCTAGTCGGGGTATCAACAGTCTGCGATTCAACCAGGATCATGGTAAACAGATTATCATTTGtgttgtcatgtacatgtaagaatacCATGTTTGGAAACCATAGCAGTTAAAGCCTAGTGAGAAAGTTATGATTTCATTGAATAGTCAAAACATCAGTGCCAAAATTTTCCTACCTTGAATTTTTCATACTCTGGTTTCTTTTCAAATTCCTGACCAGTTGGGTCCCAGGTTCGAATCTAGAGTTagcaggagatttgtcaggttcGCCTCTTGCTCAGCCTAGTTGTTGGGCCGAGTGCAGTGGTTTTTCCCTTCCTCTGCCTGGTTCCAGGCCAGTTACAGAGGTTTCCTTTGGGCTCTACCTTGTTCCTGACCATTTGCAGaggtttcccttgggctgtaCCTAGTTCCTGACCAGGTGCAGTGGTtttccctggctctgcctggttcctgGCCAGGTGCAGTAGTTTCCCGAGTGATGGCCTGGTGTTAGTTCACCAGGGCTTTGTGTGCTGCCTTGCCAGGTGAGTTTCCCCTGGACACTGCCTGTTACCTTGCCAGATGTGTTGGTTTCCTCTGGACACTGCAGATTACCTTGCCAGTTGTGTTGGTTTCCCTTGGATTCTGCTTGCTACCTTGCCGGATGTGTTAGTTTCCCCTGGACACTTCCTGTTACCTTGTCAGGTATGTTGGTTTCCCCTGGACCCTGCTTGCTACCTTGCCAGGTGTGTTGGTTTCCCTGGCCTGGTTTCATTTCCATCGTTTCAGCCACACACAAGGCAAATTGACAGTAATATAAGTCACTTTAACTGAATTGCAGTATTCTTAAATTCAGCCTGTAATTCATGTTCATGCAGGCTGAGAAGTTCTCTGGTACAGCATGATGATCTGCCATGATATATCACCACCCTCTATCATATTTTCTCCACTCACTCCCTGGATCACTGTTGTATGAATCAATTGCAAATAACCTCTTGTACGAGCatagaaataaaacacagattATTGATTAAATAACCATCAGTGCAGCAAACAAGTCACCTTCAGTTGTAAGATATAACATATCAAAATCACGATACACTTATATGTGATGTAAAAAAAGTTGTGATTTGCAATAAGTTTCTCATTTCTTTGGAGATTTGTGAAACTGAAAAGATGTGGTGTCACCATAAAGTTAAAGGTAATTTACAGATGATGCCATCCTAAAAGATCCGACAGATCCAAGTTATTCATCACTTCCATTGtacaaaatgaagttaaaagcttttgactacatgtacattgaatatGAGCAGTTCATGGCACTGATTTTCAGCTAAGTAATATTGTTATGACCTACGAACATGAAGTGCTTTAAATTGTTGGtataacaaaattatttcactatgCTCTGATAACGTGTTTCTGTCTGGAATTAATAGTATGCTGATTTCTTATCTTTTTCTTATTTACAGGTTGCTTCACTTGTGCAACAGAATCAGGCCTGCGTCTGTACAATGTAGAGCCTCTAGCACAGAAACTACACCTTGGTAATGGTATATTTGAACAAGGGAATGATTGTGTGCTATGTGTGCGATCAAAATCTGTTCAGAATCTCTTGCTTTTGACAGTATGTTTAGTATTAAGTACAGTGTTATTTTTAACAAGAGAGTTCTAATGTGTTAGGGAATACGCTGTGTCTGCCCCAGATCAACTGCACATGTTCTTTTTTGCTGAATTGCAATGTTTATACCAAGCTCCATGTCAGTAAAACTATAAATTGCCCGAGAGTCCTGGAATGAAGTAAGTGTAGAAACCTATTCCTTAGGTCTGCTTCCACACATAGTAATAGTTGTAAGAAGTTAAGACTATCAAATTGCTGTAAGTAActtataatttcatggaatacATCATGAATTAATTATAATGAAATCTTATGAAGTTAAATGCGGTTTGCTGTTAATCACATAAAGTTCCACTTATAGCAGAACAGGGTGATTATTTGGTAAAAATTCCATTCTATTCTTTCATAGCCTATGGGTGATTTTCTGTGTCATTTGTATACTTTAATgacatgtgtattttattgttcaggTGTAGAGCATGTTGGCAGTGTTGCCACAGCAGAAATGTTACACAGGACAAACCTCATAGCACTGGTCGGGGGAGGAGCCTTACCCAAGTTTGCTGAAAATGCAGGTACAGTGTGATAGCATTCTCAACGATACATTATTCTGGTTTGATTGACAGCTTGTTCAGCATAAATAGCTTGGTACTCTCTTTGACTTTATTtgcttaattggtgttttgcgccatactcaagaatatttcacttatatgacagcggctagcattatggtgggagaaaccgggcagaacctgggggaaacccacgaccatccacaggttgctgacagaccttccaatgtatgGCCGGAGGCGAAGCCAGCAttcgctggacttgaactcacagcgactgaattggtgagaggctcctgggtcatttcgctgcgatagcacgctaaccaactgagccacggaggcccccttggTATTCTTTGTGTGTGTTCTAAAATTGAATGTGTGGCAGATGTAGTTAATAGAGAGTTGCCAACACAGCCtaattattattgtttattaaactAGTGCaatatgatttgtttgcatTGAGGCAACGAAAAATAAGAAATGATTTCCTCATTAGAGGTATAACTCTAAAAAATGTTAGGAAAACCATCAAACACATTATGCAAGCTTGTTTGGGCATCATTATACATTGTTTgatgaagaaatataaatttaaaaaatatatattttcttccatTCATGTTCTAGAATACAAAGGTTTTAACGAAATGCTGTTTTATGTCTTGTATCAGTTTTTTTAATTGAGTTTTTAGACACATTTATGCTTGTATCGCCCtgtgtaaacatgaacattttCTTCTCTCAGTTCTGATTTGGGATGACAGTCAGAAGGGACCAGACAAGGTTGTCTTAGAGGTGACATTTGCTCAGCCAGTCCTGGGTGTCAGGCTACAGAGGGATAGGTTTGTTATATTTACATTGCTTTCTTCAGTTTTTCATGTGGGAGAGATGGTCCCTTGTTTATGGAGACCTCTTCATGTTTTGGCAGCAGCTACAATTTATAAGTGAGGAAGTTTATCAGGTACTTGACCTAAACCGGTGGTTTGCTCTGCAcacactggtttcctcttccCATGATCCTTAGAAgtcagggagtttgtcaggtatctggccTAAATTGGTGGTTTGCTCTGGGCACACTGTGTTCCTCTTCCCCTGATCCTGAGAAgtcagggagtttgtcaggtacctggcctaAGTCGGCGGTTTGCTCTGGGCACACTGTGTTTATGTTCCCATGAACCTGATAAgtcagggagtttgtcaggtacctggcctaAATCTGTGGTTTGCTCTGTGCACACTGGGTTCCTCTTCCCATGAACCTGATAAgtcagggagtttgtcaggtacctggcctaAATTGGTGGTTTGCTCTGCGCACACTGGGTTCCTCTTCCCATGATCCTGagaagtcaggaagtttgtcaggtacctggcctaAATCGGTGATTTGCTCTGCGCACACTGTGTTCCTCTTCCCATGATCCTGagaagtcaggaagtttgtcaggtacctggcctaAATGGGTGGTTTGCTCTGCGCACACTGGGTTCCTCTTCCCATGATCCTGagaagtcaggaagtttgtcaggtacctggcctaAATCGGTGATTTGCTCTGCACACCCTGGGTTCCTCTTCCCATGATCCTGagaagtcaggaagtttgtcaggtacctggcctaAATGGGTGGTTTGCTCTGGGCACACTGGGTTCCTCTTCCCATGAACCTgataagtcaggaagtttgtcaggtacctggcctaAATCGGTGGTTTGCTCTGTGCACACTGGGTTCCTCTTCCCATGATCCTGagaagtcaggaagtttgtcaggtacctggcctaAATTGGTGGTTTGCTCTGTGCACACTGGGTTCCTCTTCCCATGATCCTGagaagtcaggaagtttgtcaggtacctggcctaAATCGGTGCTTTGCTCTGTGCACACTGGGTTCCTCTTCCCATGAACCTGATAAgtcagggagtttgtcaggtacctggcctaAATCAGTGGTTTGCTCTGCGCACACTGGGTTCCTCTTCCCATGATCCTGagaagtcaggaagtttgtcaggtacctggcctaAATCGGTGGTTTGCTCTGGGCACACTGGGTTCCTCTTCCCATGATCCTGACCACCATCATTTAAGTGGAAAGTTTTTGAGCGCATcattcaacaccaatcaaattaattaatagATTTTCAGAGCTTGGTGTTCATCATGACCTTATGTCAGTTAAACTAACAGGTATAAACCCATTGTTGCAAAGCCAGggtgttatttttttgtggtaaaaaaaCAAGTGAAGTCTTTGCAACTGAATATAATGTATATCTCTGGGATGGAGGTTTtacataataaaaatacattaaaagtCATGTTATGTAAAAAGATGGCTGCAAAGTGGGTGCTGTGGATTTTGTTTCAAGTGTAGGGCCTACATAAACCATGTGCTTAGACAACTGAGGTTTTCTCTTGCAGGTTGATTGTGATACTGCGCAACCAGGTGCATGTGTTCAGCTTTCCCAACAATGTGGAAAAATTGTACAGCTTTGACACCAGGGACAACCCAAAAGGTATGTCATGGtgacaaatttgaaaaagtaaTCCACAGTATAGGTCACTTCTGTTCAAATTTGCGGCCAATATTTTTAGTGAACGTGAATACATGTTACCTGTATCCATCTTGTTTTTCCCAGGTTTGTGTGCTGTGAGCCCCTATGGACATGTTCTGGTGTTTCCTGGATCTAAGTGTGGCAGTCTGCAGATTGTGGTCAGTACCCATTTAGTGTTACCTGATGGTTTTCAGAGAACATGTGGCAATGAAAGCATGGTATTAACGGATATCAAACAATCACCTGATTGTAATGGGTAAAACAGTTGAGATTCTTTGTGTTACTGTCGAATGACACATGCAGTTGACATGAAAATGAATGGCCAAGATCACAGTTGAAGACTGAACATGTAGTAGTGTCTAAATACTTTACCCTCAGCTTCTTTCTAAAGAGATAGAATATGTAGAGGTGGACAAGCATTGTTCATGATTGGTATTAAGAACTATTGAAATTTAAAACCTTGATCACTTGATGTGAAATTCACAATGAAAGGGTGCAATAGGATGGTAAACCATTCATTTCTAAAGAGTACTCATAAAAAGTTCAGTtctattcttatttttttcactttatgattttaaacttttctgTGCTCTTTTTCTAGATGATTCATATACTTCTACACCCATGTTCCATATTGActagtcagtatgtctttatCTGGTGAACTGTTTTCTGTAGGACCTGGAGACCACACAGCCTGGAAGCTCTGCCTCACCGGTCACTATAAATGCTCACCAGGGAGAGCTGGCCTGTGTGGCTATAGATCAGCGTGGGACCAAGGCTGCTACAGCCTCAAGAAAGGTGGGATCTGGTATAGAATCTTTCAGTGTTAAGAGTCTCCATGTTTCTGTTCTTTTGGTATTGAGGCAGTTGTGGGGCACTTGGAGTAAGAGTTCTCCCAAACATGAGTAGTACCAGATCATTGTCAAACTACACAGCACGGGTAAGTGGGCCCTCGCTGGCTCGTTGAGGTCACTTGTAGTAGCTGATCTGCCTTGATGAAAGAGGTCACATGATTGTACTCAGTTTCTGCTTGTTCGGTTGTAAATTTAAGTGAAGTGCAGTAGCTTATGGGTTAAATGTCCACCGATAAAGCTTAGGCTCATAAATAACAACATGGATCAGAGTAATAGACAACATCATTTGAactcttttaatttttttagcaaGAGTTTGttgtaatatatgtgtatgtacacgtgGCTGAAATACCAGTAAGTTACTGTACGTGAAATGCCTTTAAATGTGAGCACAGAGATATTAAGTTGTATTACCAAGGTAGCTGAAATCAAGAGGTACATACAATAGGGAAATATAAATAGGGATATTGAAGGGATTATAGTAAACATAATTTTTGTTCCACATCTACTTCTGTGAAAAAGGAGAAATTAAAGCATTCAGGTAAATAGTGTATGAGAAAAGAGATGGCTCGGCTTGATGGTAGCATGGTTGTATATTTGTGATGTAACACTCAGTACTGGACAACACTACATGTAGTCAGGTGCAAAGAGATATTCACGGTCATGCCATTTGTGTAATCTGGGAATAAATGAGAGCATGCATGcagactacatgtgtatatattgtttgttttagGGTACATTGATTCGAGTATTTgatattgttaaaaaatatcagaTTGTGGAATTAAGAAGAGGTGCTGACCCTGCTACCCTGTACTGGTGAGTTGTGTCTGTAATGCCTGCTACATTTGTATTATGTACTGGTTAGTTCTGTGATAAGTGCTTGCTTCTCTGCACTAGTGAGTCTCGTCACTGCTACCCTGTACTGGTGAGTTCTGTCTGAAATGCCTACTACATTTGTATTATGTACTGGTTAGTTCTGTGATAAGTGCTTGCTTCTCTGCACTAGTGAGTCCTGTCACTGCTACCCTGTACTGGTGAGTTGTGTCTGTAATGCCTACTACATTTGTATTATGTACTGGTTCTGTGATAAGTGCCTGCTACTCTACACTTGTGAGCCCTGTTACTGCTACTCCATACTGGTGAGTTTTCCTCACAAGTGCCTGCTACACTGTGAGTTCTGTGACTGCTACTCTGTCCTGGTGAGTCCTGTCAAAGCTACTTTGTACTGGTGAGTTCCTTGACAAGTGCCTGCTACTATGTACTGGTGAGCTCTTTGACAAGTGCCTGTTACTCTGTGCTGGTGAGTTGTGTGACTCCTACTCTGTAGTgaagttgcggaatgtaacccAAAGGGTCTGAAAATATagttattttgtgaatttctgcagttgtcatggatCATTTTCAGTTCTGCAAGACACAAatcaggttagttgattatggggaccactcggtTGACATGGGTTTAGgctagggaagttttaatgcatgcgtgaagatgcggtaaatgtggcttgCCATCGATCGGACACATTAGAAATAGTTTCTCCCTGTAACAGTTACTCTGCTAACACTTCATGCTGGTGAATTTTTAGTAAGGATATAACTTACGGTGTATGGTAATCATACTAACCGGATTGCCATTTTCTTGATGTGATGTTTGGGCCTCATCCCCAGTCCTTATCGCTATACAGTATTTTAATTCTTGGTTGATACATAGACACAAAATTGATGTGTAATTAATACCTTTTCATGGTTGCGATGGTAACTAGATTGCCAATGTCTACCGTGTATTGATGTAAATAGGAATggattttctctctctcttatTGACAATATCATTATGAAAGAGGGCTTAATTTGACTGTAATAGTAGATTGTAGGCAATACTTGTTACTCTGAGCAAGGAATAATGTTGACAGTGCCTGGTGCTGTATCTTGGAGAGTCGTAAGCTAAGCCTGCTACCCATAAAATGCCTCTTGTTCAAATAGGATATGTGCAAGTCAGGTAAAAGTGAGGTAATTTTGCAGGTAATTATTTCATGTATGATTTTACCCTTTTTATCTCTTTTTCAATCCACAATACACAATCACAGCCATGATCCTGTAAGCCAAacagcatttcaggagtctcatTCAAGTTCATGGAGGTTTAGGCGAGACAGGGAGGGGGCTCGCAAACTAACAAGACTTATCAACACATGATTTTACGGTACCTGGTAACAGCACTGTTCATGCGAGATGTGGACATTCAGTGCAGAAAATACAGTAAAGCTACCACCTTGTCTCGTCCAAACCTGCCTGAACCCATGAGGCACCAGAAATGCTGATTATGCTTATTATTGTATGCGTGTgataactgaaatacatattcaaCATAGAACTTTATAGACATCTTTCTTAGTAAGCTATTATGTCTGTATTTGTGgaagatttttgattttttcatgGAGTATATATGTTTGGCTTGCAATATATCTCAGTGTTATGAACcttgtttttcagcttaaaCTTTAGCCATGACTCCTCATTCTTGTGTGCCTCTAGTGATAAAGgaacagtacatatatttgctgTCAGAGATACTCATCTGAATAAAAGATCATCGTAAGTATTTTCATGCAAAACGGCTATAATCTCTTCTATCTGTCttgttacttttaacagaatTATAATGTACTTTCCTTGATAAGCATGacttatataatatattagTCTTGCTTATATCTTATTTAGTACCAGCAACGGGAAACTGGTAAAACTCCTTctcgcctgtatcaagacggtccaaagttgtgaactcatttgttctttccatgATTACATCATAATTAgcagtgtatgtgtgctcataaaacatatatgaagtacacacgcactgcagcatcacagaagaaaatgaagtGTTCTCCTGTCATTTGGActgcctgtgtacatgtagcttttccTCAAGTTTCCCATTGTGCAGTCCTTGGTAAGGAGCATGTGTCTGAATGTACTTTACATAAATAGATACAGTATGAGTTTTGTGTATATGAGTCTGCTTTGCTTTGTTTACCAGTATTAACACAAAGATAGATGAATGTAATTACATTGTACCTAATATTTCTCCAAGAGGTTCTTTAATATTATAGCGCAGTGATGTTTTAATCCTCCATGGCACCTTTGAGCATTTGTCCAGCACCCGGATGCCTGTATATAATTGTGTGTTGTAGACTGAAGAAAATGGGTTTCCTGGGCCAGTATGTGGAGTCTCAATGGGGTCTAGCTAGCTTCACTGTACCAGCTGAATGTGCCTGTATCTGTGCATTTGGGCCTGGCCACTCCGTAATAGGTGAGATTATTGATATATAGATGTGAACCTCCAGAAGTGCAACATACAAAGTCTAATGATGCTAGTCTTTTCTTAGTTACAGTATGTGTGGATGGTACCTTCCATAAAGTACAGCGTAGTGAGTCTAACATTCTCAAACTTCCCTGTCTCaccataatatggctgaaatactttCAGTGGGACATTAAACCAATTTATtcgtttaaatttttttccctCAGGTTCACTGTATTTGCATATGTAATCTTCCCGAGTGCAGAATAATAAGTTCAAAGAGGCTATACCTGAGATTTTTGGTGAAAACTCAGTCAGCCcacatccaatcaaatttttattatcattttagaatagcccaagataataacttttcacaaaatgtcagtcCCATCTATGCCTGTGCTACCGTTCAAAATTAGTAATGAAGTTCCTGAAACTGATAATCTCTTTCAGTCTTTAGAATCAtgttaacactataaatattgCAGGTACAGGTCTGACATTTACTGAAGGGCAATAATTTATGTCATTCTGAAATagtgatttgattttatttggcccgattgattttttgccaaaatttcTTGGTAAATAtagaatattttgtttcattacaaAATATCGATAAAAATCTACAACCCACTTCATGATACTTGTCATTACTGTTCACAGCTATATGTGTAGATGGTACCTTCCATAAGTATGTGTTCACTACTGATGGTAACTGTAACAGAGAAGCCTTTGATGTGTACTGGGATGTGGGAGATGACAGTGACTGACAAAACAGAACTCTCTGTCCAGTGGATAGTTCGGGTGTTTCTTGTCTGATATGACAAGTGTGCTTCTCCAGGGTCTGTAATTTATAAAGTTCAGTTCATAACAATGTTTTTATTGGACTCTTCTCTTACATGTGTAACAGAAACAAGAGCTAAGGCCATAGCTAGTTTGCAatgaacatgtacttgtggATTCATCCAGCAAATACAAACATAAAGTTTGGACatgaatgtgtatatgtatagtgaTGTACGAAGATATTTTTATGGTTGTGCGATCCAGGTGTTGTTTAATGGGACTTGTACATTTTCCctattgttatattttaataaatcatTTGGGTATTACTTCAGTaatgaaatgtatttgaaaGAACAGTGTTAAGTTGAAAGAACAGTGTTAAGTTAGGgttttcagttaaattttggacacatgtacataatgtatctTCCAAATGACTGTATAGAGCTTGGAGGTTATCCAAACTAATTACATTTATTaccctatttcttttaaaatctggaacacctggtctgctcattttagccaatggATATGTAATAGTGGTAGAAatactgtttcttttttctcacttaGTTATACTCATacctttacttttccaaaaggctggtaaagaagtGTAattttctactttcaacacttctgatatctgtcccaaatgTTAGACAAATTAGGATAAGCATCTATGTGGACAAGGTCGGCAATTTATGTGTAGTTACTGTTAATATTGACTATACAGAttcatatagatgtatatgaATTAATGTAAGATTGTCTTGGTTTTGTAAGGGTCTATGTTGTTTGGTTTGCCCGTGATGAACTTGTTTATCTGGCCAATATACTTGGCATTTAAtggaaataattaaattatttaatctTATTAATCAACAAGCTCCATTAAATGTTACCATCTAGGTACATGTTGGTCTACTGTTGTAATCTTAAACCGAGAAAAGTCATTCTTTTACaataaatattcttatgtaCTTCTTTGAACCTTACTCTATCAGCATATTGTGTCCAATTTAACGATAAGATTTATTTCtcataaatatatcatatgtaCGGGCATTAATGTATAGTGCATTTGTTTCGATGCAGTATGTGATGTAAAATAAGCTTAGCATATCTAAAGTTACGACTTTTATTATGTGAACTTATATATAACGTGTTAGAAAAACGGTTCAGTATCTGTGCCcacaaaatattgtaaaaattttGGGTTTTTAATATTAGAAAACTTAAAGGTTAGAAAATGGCATACATTGCCAcaaaaatatgatcaaaacaTTTTTAGTTGTGTGGCCTTGTGTATGAATTTTAGTAAACATTTATTGTTAAAGAGTATGGGTGAGttttatgtacagtgtgtaataAATGTTAATAGATTTCCTGTTATTTTTGAGcgcatctgcatgtacatgcatcagttATTTTGTGGGTTTTAAACCATGCATAGATTGAAATAAATGCACTTCACAGTAAG
Encoded proteins:
- the LOC135468834 gene encoding WD repeat domain phosphoinositide-interacting protein 4-like produces the protein MSSRGINSLRFNQDHGCFTCATESGLRLYNVEPLAQKLHLGVEHVGSVATAEMLHRTNLIALVGGGALPKFAENAVLIWDDSQKGPDKVVLEVTFAQPVLGVRLQRDRLIVILRNQVHVFSFPNNVEKLYSFDTRDNPKGLCAVSPYGHVLVFPGSKCGSLQIVDLETTQPGSSASPVTINAHQGELACVAIDQRGTKAATASRKGTLIRVFDIVKKYQIVELRRGADPATLYCLNFSHDSSFLCASSDKGTVHIFAVRDTHLNKRSSLKKMGFLGQYVESQWGLASFTVPAECACICAFGPGHSVIAICVDGTFHKYVFTTDGNCNREAFDVYWDVGDDSD